The Rattus norvegicus strain BN/NHsdMcwi chromosome 9, GRCr8, whole genome shotgun sequence genome contains the following window.
CTAAGAGAGATGGTGTTTTTTGCTGGTTCACATCTAAAATTTAGACAATCAACCATGAATGCCTCGGGCTGATCACATGCTGAGAAAAGCAATAATAATACGTCTGGCCAGATTTCCCTGCCAACTGGAAGGCCCAGGTTTGGGAGCAGATGTGCTGTGGAGGGGTGATACATTTGGTTTCCAGTGGGGAGGGTCTGTAGGTCTCATCTGTCTTCTGGACCCCTACTGGTCAGCTCCAAGTACAGTACCAGCTGCCTGAAGGACCAGCTCTTCCATGAGCCATCCAGGCATGGGGACAAGATGCATCCTGAGGACGCACAGCCCCCAAAGCACCCTACAACCGAGGGGACAATGCCAACTCTCTTCTTAATGTCATCACAGCTCGGTGGCATTGCACAAGGTGATTTTGGGATCGTCCTCTTCGCCACTCCTCCCCCAAGCTCGCTTCTGCCTCTGCATAGAGAATCAGCCTACAGATCACATGTCCGCTAGAAGCCACAGATGACCAACTGCAAAATCAATAACCTCTGTCGTTGCTGGAGCGGGCGACCCTGGGCTTATCAGCAGCATCATAAGTACCTATTTGCCTGACATCTCCTAAATCAATAGCTTTGTTATTGTTTGCATTATCTGACTATAAGTTTGGTCAATAATATACCCAGCTAATGGATAACATGAGCTAGAGTTgcgtttctttcttccttttcttttctttttttcttcttttcttaactCCCCCTATGACAGTAGGACTCACTAAGTGACCCTTTACAGGCCCTGTTTCTATCTGCCTTCGCTGAGTTTTATCAAATCCTTCTAAGATATGGGCTGTACTGAGACAAGGAAATTAATGTTGCCCAGGTCTAAACCAAATTGAATAAACCCTGACTCTCCTTGCCATTACTTTTATTAGGTTTTCACAAGGATGGCAGATAGGCCAGGcctggggtgtatgtgtgtgtgtgtgtgtgtgtgtgtgtgtgtgtgtgtgtgtgtgtgcgtgtgtgtgtgcttcctttTCTTAATATGCTCAAAAGAAGAGAATAAACTTGCTAGTGGGTCAATCTAGATGCAcagagttttttaaaaaactgctaaaaataaaaatatacacgGGGCCAGTGAAGTGGCTCACAAAAGTTAAGGTCCTTGTTGCCGAGCCTGACTGACTGATTCAATCCCAGAACTCACACAGTATATGTGAGTTCCATGATGAAGTTTTGAAGTCCTGTACATTTTTTAACCTAAAATACACATATGATAGCATGTGgataaaaataagcattttaaaatcaTGTGACACTTCTGCTCCAGGCACTGTCTAGTGGCACACGAGTATGTGGCAGGATGCAGATAGCGCCACCTGCCACTCACCTTGCTTTGGATCACACAGGATTCTTATACCCTATAAAGTCTGAAATATTAtagctaataattttttttaaaagaaaggaaataaaacccGGGAGTAACAACGGCGTGAGATGCGCAGAATGCTTTGATTTTTCTgtcacattaaaaatatttactggttTCTCCAACTTCAGCCTTAGCGGCAACCCGAGTcctgaagaaataaacaaatggcTGGCTTACCAGAACGAGCCTCGGAGAATCATTGCCTGCTTCATCATTCTCCCCTTTGctgctttttttaattggatctAATAAGTTATTCATATATAATGGCATTGGTAATGGGGTATAAATATATGGATCACAGGAAGAATGTTGCCGTTGTTGTGTGTCTACATAAATTAACTTTAAAAGCATGCTACCGGATTTTCAGATTGTGGACTGCTGTGTCTTAGTTCATGAGTTTAGAGTGCCCCGGAGCCAGCCTTAATGCAAGACAAGTCTCATATGTGACGTTTGCAGCAGAGATAACTAAGGCGTAGCCAGCTGGTTGACTGACTGCCAAATCAAAGGCCTGGTTCACCCACTCCCCGATGAGACGGGAAGCCCCGCCCTCTAGCCCTGCCCCAGGGGCCCCTAGGACACACCTTTCTCCACTCCTGATCTGCGCAGGTGTTTGCTGTTCACTGGAGACACCGTGGTGAGAAAGGCAGCTGCTTCAGAGATGCTGTTAGGTGTGTACTGGAGTCTGGACAGCACCTGCTGGGACTTCCCAAGTTCCCGTGTCCTGGATAAAGCAATTGGACCAGGGACACATGAATGGGATAGAAACCTATTTAAGTTTATTAGGGAAGAAAAGAACTTCCGGAAATGAAACTGGGCCAAAGCTGGAGTAAGGTCGGAGCTCAGTGACGCCTGTACTGGGTGTCCCAGGAGACTGGGACACTCGTACTGCATACATGTTGTCTGCACATACTCAATTAACGTTCCCCCCATCGATGGGGGAGAggattctcctttctccctctccatctccctcttcctcttcctccccctctccctctccctctccctctgcccttcccctcgatccctccttcccttcctcccttttcccttcctcccctccctccacctcttccccacctctcccctcTTTCACCTCTCCCTAcgtttccctttccttctctcctaccTCCTTCTTCGCCTCCCCACCCTGTCCTCCTCTACCTCTCTTTCCCCACCTCTCTCATTCCTTCATGTCCTAATCTTAAAGCCTGCCCCTGCCCTGATCTACCTTCCTAGCAGGGGGAGGTAAATATTTGACTACGTAGTCCTTCAAGACCTCTTTGATTTGTCAGGGGAAGGAAACAGGAGAACAGTGAAAgcccagaaagttccagaaaggGTGGGAAATGAAAAAATGCCTGCCCCAAAGCTCAGCAGCACAAAGcgcgtgcgtgcacgcacacacgctctctctctctctctctcacacacacacacacacacatacacatactctcacacacacttacactcatacacacacacatactctcacatgcacttacactcatacacactcacacacacatactctcatacacactcacactcatacacactcacacacatactctcatacatatacacactcacacacatactctctcacacacacactctcacacacacactcacacatacattcacactcacactcatacacacactctcacacacactcacacatacattcacactcacactcatacacacactctcacacacacactcacactcacactctcacacacaaactctcatacatatacacactcacacacatactctcatacacacatacattcacactcacactcatacacacactctcacacacactcacactcacacacactctcatacacatactctcatacatatacacactcacacacatactctcatacacacacatacattcacactcacactcatacacactcacactctcacacacacacactctcacacacacactctcacacacacacactcacacacacacactgtatctgCTGAGTTAAGAATGGATCTAGCTAACAGATGTGAAGGACTAATGACATTAATCTGGGTTCATTGCTGGGTAGTGCATCATCACAGGAAATTACGAATGAAAAGCAAGTGTGACCCATAAGTTATGGACATGGGAGATGGGTGATGATTCAGAGGCTCAGACTCCTTTCACCTGGTGACAGCCATGGGGCCTGTGCCCTAGGCCGAGCCACTCCTGCAGTTTCAAGGCCTGTGGAGACCAACCAGGCTGAGTTAAAGTTACTTCTGTTTACTTGTCCCAAATGTAGCCAAGACTGCACCTCCAGGGACTGTCTTCATATTTATGTTCTGTTGGCTTTCTTCCTGTCCCCTGATCCTATCTTTACACTTGGAGACAGCtagagagggggggggggtgacCTAAAGTGTCAGCTGACAAACAGACAAGATGTGCTCAATGCTCCCCCAAACTCATGAGCCATGGAAAGAAGACCGGAGCAGACCCATTGCTGTGTGCCAAGCCTTTCTGCACAGCAGACTGAAGGCCCAGAGGCCAGGATAGCCCATTCACCTTCATCCTCAGTACCCATGTTCTTTTCTGACAGACTCCTCTCGACTGGCACCCTGTCTAAACCCCCACGTCCTAACTGGTTGTCTCAATCATGAACTAGGAGCCGTCAGCACTTGCACCCCGTTCTGGTGGAGGATCCACGCAAACCTCCCCAAACCCCTTCAAATAACAAGAATCTTTAGAAATACGATGTTTTAAGAAAGCCTATACGAAAGCATCATAATCCAACACAGCGATTTGGCCTCTCTGGCTGTTTCTTCTGGTTTTTGTTCACAGGATTAAATTGGAAGGTCAGACTCCTTCCTTGTCTGCGGGTCTAGATGGGATTTCTCTCCTTATAATGGGGCTGGGAACCAGCTCCTCTGGGCGCATTTACATTATTCCTGCTAACACATTTTGAGGTTCTCTGGTTGCCATGCTACGTGAACCAGGTCAagtctgggagggagaagggggcttTTCCTTCCTGTGACCTCAGGACTGATTTAATTAAGCATCTCCTCCAGTGCCGATTTATAGTCTGCAAAGTGTCCTCGCAGAGGCCCTTCGATGTGCTCTGCCTCTCAATGAGCAGATAGGCAGCGACAGGGCCGCGCCATTCTGAGCGGCTGCTGCCCCCGAGAGAGCACTTCGAACAAGCGCAGCCTCTGTAGCCCTCGGTCCCAGCCTCCTTTGGTAACACCAGGCATGGGTGAGAGCTTCGAAGCCTTCCTGACTCCTCAGGCACAAAGCTTTCTCCCTAGATTCCTGACGTAAGAAGGAAATAACTTTTGGAACCGTTTTCAGAAATCATGATTTCTTCTCtagattaaaaatcaaaataagaaaagcCTTACGTGTCTGGAtaggaagacagagggaggaaagggacaggggagacagggggagggggaggggaggatatcTCCGTGGGACTGTCCCCAGTGGCTTCCCCTGTTCTCCCATAAGGCTGCAGCTGTCCTTCACAGCTTAACAGCCCTGCCCTTTCAACCTGCCACCTAGGAATGAATGAAACCAAATGTCCCATAGGACATGGCCCCATCCAGCCCCTCAAAGACGTCTCCCTGAAGATGAAATCtgacaaaagaaacaaattagaTTAAAATGTGGTGCCAGGGGCTTCGCGTTGCTCCGATAAAAGAATCTACAGAATTGTTAGGACCAAGAGCGGTCACAGTCGTGCTATGCAGTTTGCAGTGTGGAGAAGTCAAACGGCTTCTGCCCACAGCTGTTCTCGCTTGCCGCCATGCCGGTTTACTGTCTCGGCTGCAGACTCAGAAGAGCCAGTGGGGAGTGGAAGCTCGAGAGAAGAGCCCAGAACTGGCCAAGGGACCAGACAAGTAATGTGAATAATGAAACCGGCAATGGGATCTTTATATAAGTTGGACTTTTATATACGTTCTCCAGATTTTTAAATGTCTACcgctcaattaaaaaaaaaaagcattattcCTGCAATATTTATATTGTGCACTTTCTAGATAGCAGGCCCTGTATAATCCCACTATAAACCATCTGAAGTAAATGTTGGTATTATTTACTGTTCCCCAATGCCTCACCCACACCAGGCAGATAGCCACCTGCCTGAACTCTAGCCACTGCACTAGACTGCCTAAGGGCTTCACCTGGGGAAACAGATCAGCCTGGGAAATTGCTTACCAGAGAGCAAGCAATTAATTcaacccccagaacccatgtaaaaagctgggaccttcatgaagaccaagctgcatatctgctacatatatagagGGAGGCATAGGTCCAGcccctgtgtgttctttggtgGTTCATATCCCAAAAGTTGTCTGTTGCCTGTATGTGCTGTgcgttcttctagctgggctgcctcagtgggagagacttAAGTGCTAGGGTTGGGGGATATCCCAGGAGACCTCCCcaccactcagaggagaagaggggaagcaTTGTGTGAGTGGTGACCAGGAGAGCGTCCGTgagagggatgtaaagtgaataagtaaaaaataagtcaataaaattgaagaaaaacaaaaacagggaccTTGCttacaatcccagtgctggggagaaggAGACAAACGGCTCTGTGGAGCTCCCTGGCCAGCAGTCAACCTAGCCCTAATAGAAGACCTCAAGTGAAAGACTTTGTctcagatggatagatagatagatagatagatagatagatagatagatagatagatacatacatacatacatacatacatgcagagatagatgtatgcatacatgcatatatacatacatagatacatacattcCTGCAGATagatgtatgcatacatatatagatgcatagatacatacattCCTGCAGATagatgtatgcatacatatatagatgcatagatacatacatgcagagatagatgtatgcatgcatacatacatgcagatagatgtgtgcatgcatgcatgcgtacaTACATAGATTCGTAGATACTACttacatacaggcatacatgcagagatagatgcatgcatacatagatggatagatagatagtacatatatacatacatacatagatgatagatagatacatagatagatacataaataaatgctaATGTGGTAAATGTCAGACAATACCCAAGATTGACTTCCAAATGCCTAACACCTGTACCCTAATCCATtcctgtgcgcacacacacacacacacacacacacacacacacacacggctggaTCATAAAAGAGCATGACcatattctttaaaacaaataataaagctACAGAAATTGACTGTAGCATATGAACGAGGCTTGCTGGAGAGAAAAAAGAGGCATAGTGGGGGAGGAAGACAGATGCCATTATTAATCAGAATTAGACTTGTCCTAATGGCTAGCCAGACCTAGAGACTAAGTGTCTTATTGAAAAGAATGCAAATGTAAGCATAAATAATGCTGCTGCTAATATTTTGTCCACGTGTTTGAAACCAAATGGTGGATAAGCCTCACAGCCTTGCCATTTGCTTGCGATTCAAATTTGTGTAGACAATGCTGCCCTCTCGTGGTCAACTTTCTAATAGCATGTTTTGTTTAAAATCTCGTTTTCCAAAAGTATTTCATAGAATATTGCATCCATTTCGTGTAGCATAAGCACATAAAGGAAAATGTTCACGTAGCACAACAccctttttacattttaatacatAACTCATATTTAGGATTTATCATTTTTACAAGACGGCAGAAGAAATTACTGGATATTAAATCATGGAATTACTGGGCTCCTGAACTTTCAGAACTCAGATCCTTGGAGGAAGAAATGTTTTTCCCACGGTGACAAGCTCAGACGAACTCTCAAATGGACATGATCTGGCAGAAGTGACTATCATCTTCCATTCAAAGGAAGAGCATTTGTACGTGTGAAGTAAACACAAGTCCAGTTCACAAACAGGTAAGAGTAATGGTCTGTGGTTGTTGATTGAAAAACAAATCACTTCCTGGCTTCTTAAAGGgacagatatttatgatttaagTAAGTCAGGTAAGTTTCTGTGGCCCAGGGCACTATGCGCATAGCTTGGACCTGAGGACCAATGCTCAGAGCTTCTGGGCTGATCCAGAGAAGGCCTGTGTGGGAACTGTGGTGTAGCAGAGGACAGACATCAGGCCTGGAGAACAGAGCAGGCTGCTGCAGAAACGAGGTTAGAGGGCATTTTATAACTCCAAGGGCATCCCACCAACTTCGTGGTCCCTCTCGAAGAATATTTCCACAGAAAAGGAAACCCTCACCGATCTGAAACTCTCTAGAGACCAAATTTCATGCACACCATGGCCAGACTAGAGTCTGAGGCACATTTCACTTGCAAGCATCACTAACGTGGTCTAcactgtactttttaaaaaaattatcatttttggtgttggggatttggctcagtggtagagcgcttacctaggaagcgcaaggtcctgggttcggtccccagccccggaaaaaaaaaaaaaagaaagaaaaaaatgtgtaaaaaaaattatcattttacATAAAAATCCCGACTTTGGTCCTCAGCAAAATGAGAGAAGTTGACAAGGCTGAAGGTTTGTCTTTAAATCACTAGAGCTGAGGAGGGCCAACCCCTGGAAGTAGAAGGTGTCCTGGGTGGTTTGACACTCCCATAAGTGTCTCTCCTATTAGCAGGTGTCTGCGTTTTGTAGGTGTTCGTGTTGAATGCCCTCTGTTCTGTCTCTAAGAATTGTGACACGCAGATTTGTTCAACAGCCACAGACTTCCATAAAGGTAAATGCCTGTGAGTTTGCAAGCATTCATTCTGACTTaactctttccttcctcactccctGCTCTCCCACTTTTCCATTCTCTCCCTTCATTAATGGAACTACCCATGAGGATTTAAAGCCTTTTTAAAACTTACTAGTTATCCCTAAAGCACTGAAGGTTTGAGGAAGAAGGCTTTCATGTGGATCTGcatttgaaattatttgaaataattaagCCAGGCAATTAAAAGCTAAACTGAGatgaacaaacagaaaacccacagTCATATTTAAGTCTTCACCTTTGATAGACTGTCACATTGAGTCATCCACAGAAACACACTTTACCTTCTAATAGTCCTCAATGGATACTTACAGGAATGACACCTACTCCTCCTACCTCACTGGGATTCTGAAAAATAACTGTAAACCAGAACATATCTGCTCAGTGTCCATAGTCTATAGAAGGCACTGAACCTATAAGGACCAAGCCAGCGtcaccagaagacggcattggATCTACAATAAACTACAGCTCAATCCCAAGGAGGCATGGTTGAAAATGAGGCAAGATGACCAGAAGTTCCAGGCAACCCTTGGCTATATAGAGTTTgagagctacatgagaccttgtcttaaaaatccaaaggaaaaaaagaaggaagagtggGTGTGGGAACTGCAGTGGCGGCTGTTATGTGCCTATTTGGAAAACACGTAATAAAATATCAGTAGTGGCAGTACCTTAGTCACGGTTCTACTGTTGTGAAGGGACGCCGTGACCAAGGCAGCCCGTATAAAAGAGcgcatttaattggaggcttgtttacagttttagagggttagtccatgatccTTATGGTGAGAAGAGAGCCGtgaggctggagatgtagctgagagctttacatcctgacccATAGACGGCAGGCAGAGAAccacttttgaaacctcagagcccaccacCAGTAACACctctcctccaacaaagccacactccctaatccttcccaaacagttccactaactgtaGACCACACTTTCAAATAGAATGtaggagccattctcattccaaCCACCACAAGTTACACCGGAACAACAGGATTCAGGGTGATTCTTCTATTTGACCCTATATACTTTCTTCAAACCTTCCCTATGGTGAACCCATCTTAGCTGCATAGCAAAAATGCTAacagaaaatgattttgaaaaagacagacactggTAGAACAGAAAGTGAaccttttacatgctgaccttcacAGGTTGAATAATTGCTAGCTGCTACAGCAGTCAATTctaaatttctgtttttatacttaGAATCATATATGTTTGATTTGGAGTTCAGGAGAGGCCATGAGAGCATCTTGGAAGAGGTGTACACTCTGTGCCTGGAAACAAGGGTAATTCTGGGCAGAAAAAGGAATCTGCATGAACAGGCTGTTAAAATCCCACCCCTCCCCAATCTATTCtgttcatttctccttttcttccttatctctttctttctttcttcttcctgtggtGGTGATTTTGTGTTacttttgttggttggttggtttggttttggttgttgttgctgtcgttgctgttgttattgtttgaaGGGTGGTGTTGCTTCTGCGGGGAGGAGGAAAAGCCTTGCATATGCTAGGAAACAATCTACTCCATCTACCACTGAGTCATAGCCCCagaatcaatctatctatctatctatccatccatccatccatccatccacccacccacccacccacccacccatccatctattgtTCCTGAGGCACTGCGGTCTATAACTCGTTatggcccaggctgccctcaagcacctttcagtccttctctctctccccccagaaGCTGGGATTATAATCATGTTCCCCTATATCTATCTTACCTTAGATAGCTTCCTGTGGTGCTGGGTTACACCAAGGCCTCATACATGATAATCAAGTGCAGCTAAGCCAGATTCCCACAGGCCtacactgttcttttcctgttaaattaaaatattttaaataaaaattctaatttgGGGTCtctcattaaaattttaagatttagGATTAGACTCATTTTTATGCTGGAACTGAATGATGGGCACTGAGGTGAAAGTTTCCCTCCATGGTTTGTCACAATCCCCACCCCCCCTAACACCACTCTGTTCACCTCCACTAGGTCCACCAGCTGTGTTTTCTCTACTGCTCCTCAGCTGTCATCAAAACTAGAGGGAAAAATGTTCAGTCCTTCCCCTTTCTTGGGATGGGGAGAATCTTATTTTTCTCACAAAAACTCTTGGATCACATATAACCTGTATTATGTAGTCTACACTTTATTCTTGTTAATCTTGTTATAGGAACCTTGGCCACAAACTTAAGTGACATATGTAGAAAAAGATGTCTTTCCTCCAGTATGGTttgaaatacaaaaattaaatatatattatatacataatatgtgtattttagtatatatttatgtgcataTCATATATCATCTTATATATTACACATTACACattacatgttatatatatatacacacacacactgtatacacacacatgcgcgcgcacgcacacacacacacacacacacacacacacacacacacacacattacgcCAGTCACCAGGGATCTGTTCTGTGTCCTCTTTTCCTAGTGTTCATTTAATCAAAGTTTCCTTAGATCCAAGCATGATGAGAAAAAACTCCAATTCCCCCAACCCCCCTTGTCTTGCAAACCCACTGTGTGGAAACTGTGCCCACGGTGTCTCATTGGTGATGTGGGATGTCTCAGCCCTGACAACTCTAGTCATCCAGCTCTTTGTAGAGAAGCTGCCACTGTCCTCCTCAACTGAAGACTACTGTGGACATTGGTTCTCAGGTGGTGACACTACTGCTCCCAGGGACGTTAACCATCTCTATACATGACTGTTTTCCCCTGTCACTGTAAGAGAGGTACCTACCAGGTGCTTGGAATGTCTCTGAGCATCCTAGATGGGCCCTTGGCAGAGGGAACCAGTGAGTGCTACTAAAATAAGCAATGCATCTCTCCTTGATGTTACATAGAGGAAAATCCACGCAGGACAGTGCGCCATTATGAAAATATCTCTTACGCTCTAAGAGAGACTAGAACTTTGCTGGACCTCATAGCGAGAATGGTTAATATTTCCTGAGGCCACTTAAGACCGCCATCCTACTGTGTACTCATCCTGTGTTGTTTAACCTGCCTTTAAGATGAGAATATAGCAATCAACCTGACCTGCCCTGGGTTTGCCATGTAATTAACTTTTCCAAGTTAAACTAATGCATAACTGCATCTGAAATCGTGTGCTCTGCCGTGCCCCTGACCCGGCAAATAATGCACATCCGTCTGTATGTTATGGTAATAAATGCTAGGAACAGCAAAAGGGCTGAAAGTGGTCTTATAAAAATGATTAGTCACCATAAATGCTGGATGCTGTAACATATGGATGTGGCTTGGTGGCACTGGTTTGTTTGTTATCCGGGTCAGTGCAGGGTCAGTTAGAGTTCAAGATTTCTGTAAAGTATCCCGCATTCCTTCCCCCATGTGATGCCCGGAAGCAAAGCCCATTGTGAGGGACTCACAGACACAAATAAGGACAGACAGACTCAAAAGGCAGTGTTTAGGAGTCGAATTCAGACTCATACGGTAATCGGGaagaaacaaatcaaatcaaaacaatcaggAGCAAGTCAACCAAGAAATAGCCCGTGTCAGGTTTCTGGAGAAGCTGGGCAAAGACGGAATGGCCACATGGAGAAGATCTAGGTGTGTCTTTGTCCTAACAAAGCccaactgtgtcactgtgtcttACAGGACTTCCCGAAACTGCAAAGTACAGGCGGAACTAGGGCGAAGGAGGGGTTGGGTGGCTGGGTGATGGACGTTCTCTACCTAAATGAGCTCAAGCCTTCAGGGCAGCTCCTTGGTCTTCCGGTGAGAAGCATTCTTGAagtcaacagaaacagaaacgaAGCCGTGGATGTCCCGCAggcaagctctgggttccatGCGGGGCTCAAGAGCTGAACAGTTCGATCGTGCAGAGAATCATGAATCCATTCCACAGCGCGATGAAGACCCGGAAGTTCCTTAGGCTCACTAAGAATTCCCGGCTGTTGTTTCCTGTGCTGGGTTCCCTCAATTCCTCCCCAAAGTCTTGCTTGTCCTTCTTTTTCAGTTTAAAGTTGAGCACAGCCCGGGCGTTCATCAGCGACCTCCCGAACAGCAGTATGTCTCCCATCATCCTTACAGCCTTACATCCTTTGGAAGACAGGGGTCAGAGAAATAGAGAATTCAAGTCCAGGCTCACTCTTGATTAAACTGTGCCAAAGGGAAGTGTTTCTTAATCCCTTTCCTTAATGTGACACCAACACATTACTGGTAACTGAGTTTACCATTAAAGTGTTCAAATCAGTACATGTGAGGAGCATGTGAGACTGAGGAACTTTAAACGAACACCCAGGATAGCCTGAGTTCATGAGTATCATGAAGACCCCTCAATGGGGATGTCAATTTGGACATCTCAGGTGCCAAAAGCCAATGGAATCTCCTCATGCTGTTGTCTGGTCTGCCTGCAGTGGTGAGTGGTAGGGTCCCAAGGAAACGGAAAATGTGGATGTCTCAAGTCTGCTAAGCCAGTAGGTGGAGCAGTAGCAGTGACCTCATCTCCTTGTTCTTTTCATCAAGTCCAGTGCCATTCTCCTCCAGCCTCCATCACAAGAAACTGGCCTGGCTTTCCAAGGAGCCATGTCTCACTTAAGCTCCCAAACTGCCCTCATCGTGGGGGAATTCTGCCTCTTGGCGCCTGGCTGAGGGCGGCTCAGCGGCTGGTCCTTTATGAGCCAACCCACAGCGGGAAGAGACGGTAGGTTTAATCCATATGGCGATTTGGCACTTTACAAAAATGTCAGAGTCCTCATAGCAGCTACTGCTATCCAAGGAGGTCGGTTCCTCTTAAAACCTTCTCATCTGAACTCTGTGAAAGGCGGAGACCTATCAGGGAAGAGTGAAGAGCTGGTTTGTTCCCATTTACAGATCTCTGTcctcaggaagaggaggggatgaGACAGTTTGCTGGGATAAAATGAAACGACGTCTGCAGCACACCACTCCCCAGGGATTCAGAGCAGAAAACATTCTCGAGAGATGTGGACACTCAACTTCCCAGTCTTGTTAAAGTAGAACAGAAGCAGGAATTTAATTGAGACCCAAAAGCTGACCCTCGCCTCCTTACACCCCTCCGTTCAGTCAAAGGCAGGCTGTTACGGACACTCTTAGGTTTGTTTATGAGTGTGGATATCTCCTTTCTGTTTGcagctttcttttcattttttttacatattgtgtgtgtgtgtgtgtgtgtgtgtgtgtgtgtgtgtgtgtgtacacatatgtacatgtgccacagcacatgtgaagGTCTAAGATCACTTGCAGGAGTCGGTTTTCTCCCTCCATCAAGTGGGTTCTTAGTAACCTGatgtccttacccactgagcaatcccaCCATCCAGGAAGACTTTGAAAAGTCCTATTGCCACTCCAGATAGAAAAAAGGCGTTGAACAAGACGGTAAGtggacaaagagagacacaagGTGCCTTTGCCTTTACCACCTCT
Protein-coding sequences here:
- the LOC103690545 gene encoding small integral membrane protein 7-like; protein product: MMGDILLFGRSLMNARAVLNFKLKKKDKQDFGEELREPSTGNNSREFLVSLRNFRVFIALWNGFMILCTIELFSS